A genomic region of Elaeis guineensis isolate ETL-2024a chromosome 9, EG11, whole genome shotgun sequence contains the following coding sequences:
- the LOC105051430 gene encoding uncharacterized protein: protein MVRGRDACWEHCVLVDATRQKVRCNYCHREFSGGVYRMKFHLAQIKNKDIVPCTEVPDEVRDLIHSILSTPRNKKASKKPKIDRAQNGPQNSSSASSGFHANNARSSGQHGSTCPSLLLPRPSPSTQPPLDDAQKQKHDNADKKIALFFFHNSIPFSASKSIQYQAMVDAIAECGVGYKAPTYEGLRSTHLEKAKSEINDNHKKLRDDWRETGCTIFSDSWSDGRSKSLLVFSVASPKGTQFLKSVDISSHADDAYYLFELLDSVIMDVGVENVVQVITDSATSYACTGGLLLKKYPSLFLSPCASYCIEKMLEDISKQDWMGTVLEEARTIARYIYSHDWILNMMRKFTGGKELIRPKLTRFATHFLTLRSIMIQEDNLKHMFSHADWLSSVYSRRPDAQAIRSLLFLERFWKSAREAVSVCEPLLKILRVVDGDMPAMGYIYEGIERAKLAIKIFYKGCEEKYLPILEIIERRWSVQPHSHLHAAAAFLNPSIFYNPNFKFDANIRNGFHAAMWKMFPEEKDKIELTKEQPVYLNAQGALGSEFAIMGRTLNAPGDWWAAYGYEIPIMQRAAMRILSQPCSSCWFKWNWSTFENLHTKKRNKMELEKLSDLVFVHCNLRLQAISQNRDGKCKPVIYDEIDVSSEWPTESESSSLLLDDSWLDDLPFDCRSTSSTYE, encoded by the exons ATGGTGAGAGGAAGAGATGCTTGTTGGGAGCACTGTGTCTTGGTTGATGCTACAAGACAGAAAGTTAGGTGTAACTATTGCCATCGTGAGTTCAGTGGAGGGGTTTACAGGATGAAGTTTCATCTGGCTCAGATTAAAAACAAAGACATAGTCCCATGTACTGAAGTTCCAGATGAGGTAAGAGATTTAATACACAGCATTTTAAGCACTCCACGAAACAAGAAAgcttccaagaagccaaagattgaTCGGGCGCAGAATGGTCCCCAAAATAGTTCCTCTGCTAGTAGTGGTTTCCATGCCAATAACGCTAGATCTAGCGGACAACATGGAAGCACCTGCCCATCCTTGTTACTGCCGCGCCCTTCGCCAAGTACACAGCCCCCACTAGATGATGCTCAAAAGCAAAAGCATGATAAtgctgataagaaaatagctctgTTTTTCTTTCACAACTCTATTCCCTTTAGTGCATCTAAATCTATTCAGTATCAGGCAATGGTTGATGCAATAGCAGAATGTGGGGTGGGCTATAAAGCACCAACTTATGAGGGGTTGAGATCAACTCATTTAGAAAAAGCAAAAAGTGAAATAAATGACAACCACAAAAAACTAAGAGATGATTGGAGAGAAACAGGTTGCACCATTTTCTCTGACAGTTGGTCTGACGGGAGGTCCAAATCACTTTTAGTTTTTTCCGTTGCGTCACCTAAAGGGACCCAATTTCTAAAATCAGTTGATATCTCATCCCATGCAGATGATGCTTATTACTTGTTCGAGTTACTTGATTCTGTTATCATGGATGTTGGTGTGGAAAATGTGGTGCAAGTCATAACAGATAGTGCAACCAGCTATGCTTGCACTGGAGGGCTTCTGTTAAAGAAGTATCCTTCATTATTTTTGTCTCCATGTGCTTCATATTGTATAGAGAAGATGTTGGAGGATATCAGTAAGCAGGACTGGATGGGTACAGTCTTGGAGGAGGCCAGGACCATAGCAAGGTATATATACAGTCATGACTGGATATTGAATATGATGAGAAAGTTCACCGGAGGAAAGGAACTAATCCGGCCAAAGCTTACAAGATTTGCAACCCATTTTCTTACCTTACGATCCATCATGATTCAAGAAGATAATCTGAAGCACATGTTTTCTCATGCTGATTGGTTGTCATCTGTATACAGTAGAAGACCTGATGCACAAGCAATCAGATCGTTATTATTTCTAGAAAGATTTTGGAAATCAGCACGTGAAGCTGTTAGCGTGTGTGAGcctcttcttaaaattttgagGGTTGTAGATGGTGATATGCCAGCTATGGGATACATATATGAAGGTATAGAAAGGGCAAAATTGGCAATCAAGATATTTTATAAGGGGTGTGAAGAGAAATATTTGCCAATTTTGGAGATAATCGAGAGAAGATGGAGTGTGCAACCTCATTCTCATCTACATGCAGCTGCAGCTTTCCTTAACCCTTCAATCTTCTATAATCCAAATTTTAAGTTTGACGCAAATATTAGAAATGGTTTTCATGCAGCTATGTGGAAAATGTTTCCTGAAGAGAAAGATAAAATTGAACTTACTAAAGAGCAGCCTGTATATTTAAATGCGCAAGGTGCTCTTGGGAGTGAATTTGCTATCATGGGAAGGACATTGAATGCACCAG GTGATTGGTGGGCTGCATATGGTTATGAGATTCCCATAATGCAGAGGGCTGCAATGCGGATACTAAGCCAGCCTTGCAGTTCATGCTGGTTCAAGTGGAACTGGAGCACTTTTGAGAACTTGCATACAAAGAAACGTAACAAGATGGAATTAGAAAAGCTGAGTGATTTAGTGTTTGTGCATTGCAATCTTCGATTACAGGCCATCAGTCAAAATAGGGATGGAAAGTGTAAACCTGTTATATATGATGAAATAGATGTAAGTTCTGAGTGGCCAACAGAGTCTGAATCTTCATCACTTCTGTTAGATGATTCATGGTTAGACGATTTACCATTTGATTGCAGAAGTACCTCTTCAACTTATGAATAA